Genomic window (Acidobacteriota bacterium):
AGGGTAGAGAAGCGACGTTCGCCATCGTGGTCAACGCCCGCAGCAGCGTCGTCTTCCCAGACCCGTTGGGCCCCATCAAGACTGCGATGGTCGGGAGGCGGATGTCGGGCTTCACCCGGCTGGGACGAAAGCGCGGAAGGTCAGGAGCGGTGCCGGGAATGCGCAGATCGAGGACTACTTCGTCGCGTATGGATCGGTAGTTCGATACGGCGAATCGGTGAATCACATTGCGATTATAACGTTTTTTCGTCTAGATTACCCTGTAGGCACTTGAAAAAGGCTCTTCGGTCTACCCTGGCAACGTATCTTGGTGGCCGGTCGCCTCGTGGAACCGCTGGAGGACAATGGCAACCGCGGTCGCAACGTTGAGTGAATCCACCGCAGGATCGAGCGGGATCCGGACCGTCGCATCGCACCGTTCGAGAACGGCCTGACTGACACCGTCGCCTTCGTTGCCTGCTATCAGAACGAGCGGGCCGCCGGACGACGACCGGGTAACGGACCCCAGGTCGGCCGCGCCCGGCGCCGGAGTGAGAGCAATCAGGCGGGCGCGGTCGTCACGCAGCCGCTCCAGCGGCCCAGGCCAGTCGTCCGTTGCAGCAACCTGGAACGGCAGCGAGAGCGTGGTCGCCATCGACGTGCGTATCGCCTTCCGGTAGAGCGGATCGGCGCACCGGGGCGACAGCAGGACCCCCGCGGCGCCGAAGGCCGCCGCGTTGCGGAAGATGGCTCCGACGTTGTCGGGGTCCGCAACCGCGTCGAGAGTCACGACCGGAGCCCCCGCGCGGGGCGGCGGCAGGCCGCCCGGCGTCGAACCGTCTGGGGGCCGTTCCCCGAGGGCGAGACATCCGCGGTGGAACCGGAATCCGGTGATGCGCCGAAGCTCCGCCGACCCGGTGACGTAGAGGTCAGGCGCCGGCGCGCTAACGACGGACGGCGCAGCGGCATCGGACGGCGCAGCGGCATCGGAAGGCGCGCCAGCAAGGGACGACTCGACGGACGCGTCGATGGCTGGCTTCAGCCGGGCAAGCGCGCTCTCGGTAACCAGCAGCGCGCGCGTTCGGAAGCGGGAGGCGAGCAGGCGCTCGACGGCGAGCGAGCCCTCGGCAACGAACAGCCCTCGCTCGCGCATGAGGGCCGGGTCGGAGACGACGCGGAAGTCGCCGATGCGCGGATCGTCGATCGCGTCAATGGTGACGGGGTTCACACCGATCGGACAACGGACCGCTGGCTGCGGTGGCCGTCGAGCACTTCGAGACCGAGCTGCTTGCTCAGGTACACCTTCGATTCGCGGTTGTCCGCCTCGTTCGGCTCGAACTTGATCACGTTGAACTGCAGGTGGTCGAGCGTGCCGCGCATGCCGTAGAGGCGGTTCTTGGTCTTGACGACGATCTCGGCGAAGCCGTTGTCGTGCGCCCAGGCCTCCTGCTCCTCCGTCAGCGCCCGAAAGAACCCGCGGCCGCGCCAGTCGCGCCGCGTGCCCCCGATCCAGCTATAGAGGACCTTGCGCCCGTCGAAGTCGATGTACGACCGGAGCCGCGCTACGAGATCCGCCAGTTTCGGTATGGTCTCCTCGGTCCGGAGTTCGTGCGACACCTTGTAGGAAACCGGGACGACGGTGGACGGGTCGTCCGGAAGGGGCGCCTCCGCCATCAGGATCTGGTGGTCACGGTCCCCCAGCCGGGCAATTACCTCGTCGGCGCTCTTGCGGCGCCGGAACTCGCCGAAGTACTCCTCGATGTATTCGATTTCAAGAGCGCCCTGCTGCAGGCCGTACTGCCGGATCTGATACTCCATGGAGGTGCGCGGGGAGTCCGTATCTGCTGACTCCTGGCTCGATGATACCTACAACGTTGCGGGAGGATCCGCGCGAAACAACGCGGCGGCGCGTTCCAGGGCTTCCGGGTCGCCTACGATGACGGCCGTATCTCCCGGCTGATACCGGAACGCGTCGTCCCGGCGGTAGATCGGCACGCCGCCCCGCACGACGGCAATCTGGATGGCGCCGGTCTGCCGCCGAAGGTCCAGCGTTCGGGCGTTCTCGCCCTCCGCCTTCGATCCCACTTCCACTTCCACCAGCTCGAGCGCGTCGTGGATGCCGAGATGCTGCAGCGCATCAAGGGCCATGTCCGGGGCCGCCGTGCCCCGCAGCAGCCCGTAGTGCTCGTCGCGCACCGCGCTCAGCTCATGCGCGATGCGGCGCGGCGGGATCTCGTAGCTCCTGAGGGCACGGGCGAACAGTTCGAGCGACGCCTCGAACTCCTCCACCACCACCTCGTTCGCGCCGAGCCGCATCAGGTCTTCTATAGCTCGAACGTAACGGGTTCGCACGACAATCGTCGCCCCGGGCGCCAACTCGCGCGCGGCCGCTACGCCGCGGCGTTCTTCTACCGGCGAGGAGATGGCGTAGACCACGAGGCGCGCCCGCTCGCATCCCACTTCCTCGAGCATGCTCGGATGCGCACCGTCGCCGTAGACGGCCAGCAGTCCGTCGTCGGCCGCCTGCCGAACCAGCGCACCGTTCTGATCGATCACCACGCACCGGATCCCGGCCGCCTGCAGCATGCGGGCCAGGTAACGGCCGGCGACACCGTAGCCCACCACCACCGCGTGGTCGCGCAGTGCGCTCAGCTCGTCACCTCCGCGGGCTTCGGCATCCGCTTCGCGTCCAAGGTGGAGAGTGCCCCGCACCATCTGGCCAATCGCTTCCGACACGCGGTATGCCGACCCGATCAGGAACGGCGTCGCCATCATGGAGAGCGCCGCGGCGGTGAGGAACAACTGGTAGTCGTCGCCGGCGAATAGCCCCAGGTCCAGGCCGACCGCCGCCAGGACGAACGAGAACTCCCCCACCTGCGCCAGGCTGATTCCGCTGCGCAAGCCCGTCTCGAGGCGCACCCCGCGCAGGACGACGGCGCCCGTCGCAATTACCCCTTTCACGATCATCAACACGAGCGTCATGCCAAAGACGGCGACCGGCGCGTCCATCACGACGCCGAGGTCGAGCAGCATGCCGATCGACGTGAAGAAGACGCCGCTGAACAGCGAGCGGAACGGAATGACGTCGGAGAGCGCCTGCAGACCGTACTCCGATTCCGAAATGACGAGACCCGCGATGAACGCTCCTATTGCGAGCGAGAATCCCGCTTCCGCGGCGACCAGCGCCGTGCCGAGAGCGACGAAGCCGACACAGAGCGTGAACAGCTCGCGGTTGCGCAGCAGGACGATGCGATCGAGCGTCGCGCGTACTATCGCGCGGCCGCCGAAGATGAGCACGGTCATGGCGGCAAGACCCACC
Coding sequences:
- a CDS encoding RNA methyltransferase — its product is MNPVTIDAIDDPRIGDFRVVSDPALMRERGLFVAEGSLAVERLLASRFRTRALLVTESALARLKPAIDASVESSLAGAPSDAAAPSDAAAPSVVSAPAPDLYVTGSAELRRITGFRFHRGCLALGERPPDGSTPGGLPPPRAGAPVVTLDAVADPDNVGAIFRNAAAFGAAGVLLSPRCADPLYRKAIRTSMATTLSLPFQVAATDDWPGPLERLRDDRARLIALTPAPGAADLGSVTRSSSGGPLVLIAGNEGDGVSQAVLERCDATVRIPLDPAVDSLNVATAVAIVLQRFHEATGHQDTLPG